The Desulfobacterales bacterium genome contains the following window.
CAGGTAATTCCATTGCTAATGGCAAAAGTTCATCTTTGTTTAGCAGAATACCATAACCATGAACAAAGAAATGACGAAATCCTCTGAATTTGTCAAGTTTGTTCAATAATTCTTCTGTAATAATTCCTTGATTAACTGCCTTATCCAGTAAATCTTTATGGGATGAGGCAGAATCACGAATAGATATTTTTTTATATTTTAATATGCGTTTTATAATATTTTCAATGCCTGAATAACAATGATGTAAACTTGCACCGATAGCTGAAAGTTCAACATAAGTTTGATCATTACGAGCAATGGCTTCATTCATAACATCTATTGTTTTTTCAATATATTCCTTTTCAATAAGAATTTCTTCAGGCAAGTTGTTCATATATTTTGATTCCAGTTTGTTCGATTGTTTTAGTAAAATGAGATGTGTTTGATAAATTAACTACATCAACAGGCTTGGAAAGAAATCTTAATAACTTGCCATAGAAATCAAAAAAATCTTTAGGTTTTATGCCTCTTACAGCAATGTCTATGTCATTTGCTTCTATTCCTTCAATGGAAGAACCAAAAAGAAATACTGCTTGAACATTGAATTTTTTTGCTAATGAAATAATTGTTTGTTTGTCATTTTCTGCAAGCATTGGAATAGCCTTATTTATTGTTTTTTTGGCTAAGTTAAAGTTTGATTTTAATAGCGATTCTTTCTACGTATTTATTGATATTCTGTATGTTTTCTTTGATATATTCCGTCTCTATACAATTAAGATAACATATGAACTCTTTAGTTTTATGCCTGTAATATAACCTTGCAAGCTCTCCAAAACAAGAATTAGATAATTTATCCCCATAATCTTCAAGATAGCATGGAATAAGTTCTATTAAAAAATTAAAGCCTTTCTGCAACATTTCTGATGAATTAAAGCCATGTTCTAAATTCTGTTTGAGTAATGGTAGAACATAAGATTCGAAAATTACTATATCATTATCGTCTTCTATACCATTAGCTTTTAAAATTTCTTCTACTGCTTCAATTAGAGATGGAATTATATTTTTATTTATCCACATATTTGAACGCAAACAATACTCTTATTTATAATTTCAATTAATTAAATTTAACAAATATGTAATATTATTTACAGGCATGCTACAAGTAAAATTTTTACATACATACGCATAAGTAGTGTCTTTAAATATTTTCATATCTTTTGTGAAAGGTGCTATTTCTTCGAGCAACTCCTTATTTTTTTCATGCTTTATAATAACAACTCTATAAGGATTAAATTTGTCATTTAATACCGCTATCATATCTTTAGTTTGAGGATTATCCATTTCGCCTGTTATAACTACTTCTTGCCCAGTATTAAGGTAAAAATCAAAACTTATTAAAAATTGCGTATAAGCTGAAGGATTCTTAGAAACAGCTTCAGAAAAAACATTTAATAATTTTTTTGCCGTGTCTTCAAAATATTTATTTCCAGTAAGTCTTGACAGCTTTATTAAATTTAAAAGTGCTATTGAATTTGCCGAAGGTATCGCTCCATCATATAGTTCTTTAGGTCTTACAGGCAAGTCATCATTACTTTCTGATGAAATAAAAAATCCTCCATCTTTTTTATCCCAATATTCCTCTATCATGATTCTTTGAAGATTTATCGCTTGTTGAAGGTATTCTATTTCAAAATTTGATGCATAAAGTTCAATCAATCCCATTATAAAAAAAGCATAGTCATTTAAATTGCCTT
Protein-coding sequences here:
- a CDS encoding DUF86 domain-containing protein, with product MNNLPEEILIEKEYIEKTIDVMNEAIARNDQTYVELSAIGASLHHCYSGIENIIKRILKYKKISIRDSASSHKDLLDKAVNQGIITEELLNKLDKFRGFRHFFVHGYGILLNKDELLPLAMELPAIWNHFLSEIESFF